From the Methanobacterium spitsbergense genome, one window contains:
- the hisG gene encoding ATP phosphoribosyltransferase: MQIRIALPSKGRISEPAVKLLGKAGIGVKDTANRRLFSETYDEEISVMFTRAADIPEFVADGAADLGMTGLDLIEENSASVEILEDLNFGSAKLVLAVPEDSGTNTISDIEDGAVVATEFPNLTKRYFKNKGIEAKIVELSGSTEIAPFIGVADIITDLTSTGTTLKMNHLKIIDTILESSIKLIANKKSYKVNNDKIEAIRTGIKGVLDAEGKKLVMMNVNKKFLDDVKKAMPGLTGPTVSNVLSDNDVVAVHAVVDEKEVFNLVNHLKKIGARDILVVPIERII, from the coding sequence ATGCAGATAAGAATAGCATTGCCTTCCAAAGGAAGGATCAGCGAACCTGCTGTCAAACTTTTAGGCAAAGCAGGGATTGGAGTAAAGGATACTGCCAATAGAAGACTATTTTCCGAGACATATGATGAAGAGATAAGTGTTATGTTCACCAGAGCGGCTGATATACCTGAATTTGTTGCAGATGGTGCTGCAGATCTAGGAATGACTGGTCTAGACCTCATAGAAGAGAATAGTGCATCGGTTGAGATATTGGAAGATCTGAACTTTGGAAGTGCAAAACTAGTATTAGCTGTTCCAGAAGATTCCGGCACTAATACAATTTCGGATATTGAAGATGGTGCCGTGGTTGCAACTGAATTTCCAAATTTAACTAAACGATATTTCAAGAACAAAGGGATTGAAGCTAAAATAGTTGAATTAAGTGGATCTACAGAAATAGCACCCTTTATTGGCGTTGCAGACATAATTACAGACCTTACAAGCACTGGAACCACATTGAAAATGAATCATCTTAAAATCATTGACACGATCCTTGAAAGCTCAATTAAGCTCATTGCAAATAAAAAAAGTTATAAAGTCAACAATGATAAAATTGAAGCCATAAGAACCGGAATAAAAGGAGTTTTAGATGCAGAGGGTAAAAAGCTTGTAATGATGAATGTCAACAAAAAATTCCTCGATGATGTTAAAAAAGCCATGCCAGGACTCACAGGACCTACTGTTTCAAATGTACTTTCTGATAATGATGTTGTAGCTGTTCATGCTGTTGTTGATGAAAAAGAAGTTTTTAATCTTGTAAATCATCTCAAAAAGATAGGTGCTCGTGACATTTTAGTAGTACCAATTGAGAGAATCATTTAA
- the truD gene encoding tRNA pseudouridine(13) synthase TruD, translating into MLNAETYITKDKGIGGKIRTKYEDFYVEEIPEHLPSGTGPNTWILIEKIGRNTLEVVLDIAKEFKISRKRMGFAGMKDKSALTRQWLCVSNSEASELVGLEDKLYNVKVLEIKQNEKKLRIGQLIGNKFRILIRDTENPENDVKTANNILSKLETVGVPNYYGWQRFGKNRPNTHRVGEYIVQNDIKGAVDSYIGNPYPKEKDHIKSARQYYDDGELEEAYESMPAGMRYEKMMLRELMKQKRKKGELNENSYKIALESLPKPLKRMFVHAYQSYLFNKVVSERSKLGIDKYVDGDIIIDNEEHLVHEFDINNINERIKSFEVHPTAPLYGTKVPLAEGVVGKIEQKVLDDEGIKLEDFECPKTPKLGSHGLRRAIRFKIWDISAVETSEGVLTEFSIPKGCYATAVLREIMKEDVY; encoded by the coding sequence ATGTTAAACGCTGAAACTTATATAACAAAGGATAAAGGAATTGGGGGCAAAATCAGAACAAAATATGAAGATTTTTATGTTGAAGAAATACCTGAACATCTGCCCAGTGGAACCGGACCCAACACATGGATATTAATTGAGAAAATAGGCAGAAATACCCTTGAAGTAGTACTTGACATTGCAAAGGAGTTTAAGATCAGTCGAAAAAGAATGGGATTTGCAGGTATGAAGGATAAATCTGCCTTAACAAGACAATGGTTATGTGTTTCAAACAGTGAAGCATCGGAGTTAGTGGGATTAGAAGACAAATTATACAATGTAAAAGTACTTGAAATTAAACAGAATGAGAAAAAACTCAGGATAGGACAACTTATCGGTAACAAGTTTAGAATTTTAATCAGAGATACAGAAAATCCTGAAAATGATGTTAAAACTGCTAATAATATTTTAAGTAAACTAGAGACAGTTGGTGTACCTAATTATTATGGATGGCAGAGGTTTGGAAAGAACAGACCAAATACTCACAGGGTTGGAGAATACATTGTTCAAAATGATATTAAAGGTGCAGTAGATTCTTATATTGGAAACCCCTATCCTAAAGAAAAGGACCATATAAAGTCTGCCAGACAATATTATGATGATGGGGAACTGGAAGAGGCTTACGAGAGTATGCCTGCGGGAATGAGATATGAGAAGATGATGCTCAGGGAGCTAATGAAACAAAAGCGAAAAAAAGGAGAACTTAATGAAAATTCATATAAAATAGCATTGGAAAGCCTTCCTAAACCACTAAAACGAATGTTTGTTCATGCATATCAGTCTTACCTATTCAACAAGGTTGTGAGTGAGAGATCAAAACTTGGAATAGATAAATATGTCGATGGAGATATAATAATCGACAACGAGGAACATTTAGTACATGAATTTGATATAAATAATATAAATGAAAGAATAAAGTCTTTTGAGGTTCATCCAACAGCACCACTTTATGGTACTAAAGTACCACTTGCAGAAGGAGTGGTTGGTAAAATAGAGCAAAAAGTTCTCGATGATGAGGGAATAAAACTAGAAGATTTTGAATGTCCAAAAACTCCAAAATTAGGAAGTCATGGACTTAGAAGAGCTATAAGATTTAAAATATGGGATATTTCTGCAGTTGAAACTTCTGAAGGAGTACTCACAGAGTTTTCCATTCCAAAAGGATGCTATGCAACTGCTGTTCTCAGGGAAATAATGAAAGAAGATGTGTATTAA
- a CDS encoding NAD+ synthase, with the protein MQEETNNILQRDQEKIAKKISKFIADKWKESQTSGVVIGLSGGLDSSTTAYLCARSLKNDQILGIIMPTVTTPDEDIEDAITVAEALGIEYEIIHVDDLIAPFKDLCIHAAQKKQGTSHNRELANANLKARIRMMILYYHANDLNRLVVGTGNRTELLVGYFTKYGDGGVDILPIGDLYKTDVRLLASHIEVPEGIIKKPPTAGLWAGQTDEEELGIKYGLLDKMLCLMVDKKMEDMDIAQKLGISIEEVLRIRAKVNSSTHKLKPAPSPETI; encoded by the coding sequence ATGCAAGAAGAAACAAATAATATTCTCCAAAGGGATCAAGAAAAAATTGCCAAAAAAATTTCCAAATTTATAGCAGATAAGTGGAAAGAATCTCAAACATCAGGAGTGGTCATTGGGCTTAGCGGAGGTTTAGACTCCTCAACAACAGCTTATCTGTGCGCAAGATCCCTTAAAAATGATCAGATTTTGGGGATTATCATGCCAACAGTTACAACTCCAGATGAAGATATAGAAGATGCAATAACTGTTGCAGAGGCCCTTGGAATTGAATATGAGATTATCCATGTAGATGATTTAATAGCACCTTTCAAGGATCTTTGTATCCATGCTGCTCAGAAGAAACAGGGAACATCACACAACAGAGAACTTGCTAATGCAAATCTAAAGGCAAGAATTAGAATGATGATACTGTATTATCATGCAAATGACTTGAATAGATTGGTTGTAGGAACAGGAAACAGAACTGAACTTCTTGTAGGATACTTCACTAAATATGGTGATGGCGGTGTAGATATATTGCCAATTGGAGATCTTTACAAAACTGATGTGAGATTACTTGCATCGCATATTGAAGTACCTGAGGGAATAATTAAAAAACCCCCAACAGCAGGTTTGTGGGCAGGCCAGACCGATGAAGAGGAATTGGGTATAAAATATGGGCTTCTTGACAAAATGTTGTGTCTAATGGTTGATAAAAAGATGGAAGACATGGATATTGCACAAAAGCTGGGTATATCTATTGAAGAAGTTTTAAGGATAAGGGCTAAGGTTAATAGTTCGACACATAAGTTGAAACCAGCACCATCGCCTGAAACAATTTAA
- a CDS encoding amidohydrolase family protein, whose protein sequence is MESKNILIKDATIIADEIIKGSLLIENDKIVEISDKIGISDAEEVILADDKILLPGLVNTHTHLSMTLMRGLADDIPLDSWLNNHIWPVEANLTGEHCYAGALLACAEMIKSGTTCFNDMYFFMDQVAKAADEAGIRGMLSHGMIDFGDEEKRKNEFKETIRIIKKCHNTGDGRIKVAFGPHSPYTCSQELLEGVKKESNKYGVRIHIHVSETQKEVSDIQEIHGKRPFEYLNDINFLGEEVTAAHAVWVSDSEIDIIKEKNVKLSHNPSSNMKLSSGISPVAKLLDKEVCVSLGTDGPASNNNMDLFEEMKISALLQKVNTMDPTVLSAANVYKMATINGANSLGLENEIGSIEVGKKADIVLVNMKIPKLTPFRNPISHLVYSASGGDVDTVLCNGTVLMKNKELLTIDEARVIEIAENASEDLLSKC, encoded by the coding sequence ATGGAAAGCAAAAACATTCTTATAAAAGATGCAACAATCATTGCTGATGAAATAATAAAAGGCTCATTATTAATCGAAAACGATAAAATAGTGGAAATTTCTGACAAAATCGGAATTAGTGATGCAGAAGAGGTAATACTCGCAGATGACAAGATTTTACTCCCCGGACTTGTTAACACTCACACACATCTTTCAATGACACTCATGAGAGGTCTTGCAGATGATATCCCTCTTGATTCCTGGTTGAATAATCATATTTGGCCTGTTGAAGCAAATCTTACAGGGGAACATTGTTACGCTGGAGCATTATTAGCCTGTGCAGAAATGATCAAATCTGGAACCACATGCTTCAATGATATGTATTTTTTTATGGATCAAGTTGCAAAAGCTGCTGATGAAGCGGGTATTCGTGGAATGCTTTCACATGGAATGATAGACTTTGGTGACGAAGAGAAGAGAAAAAATGAATTCAAGGAAACAATTCGTATTATAAAAAAATGTCATAATACTGGAGATGGCAGGATTAAAGTTGCATTTGGGCCTCATTCCCCATATACATGTTCACAAGAATTACTTGAAGGAGTAAAGAAGGAATCAAATAAATATGGAGTTAGAATACACATTCATGTCTCTGAAACTCAGAAAGAAGTTTCAGACATTCAAGAGATACATGGAAAACGTCCATTTGAGTATTTAAATGATATAAACTTTTTAGGAGAGGAAGTAACAGCTGCTCACGCAGTGTGGGTTTCAGATTCTGAAATCGATATAATTAAGGAAAAAAATGTTAAGTTATCTCATAATCCTTCAAGTAACATGAAACTTTCATCGGGAATTTCTCCGGTTGCAAAACTTTTAGATAAAGAAGTTTGTGTGTCATTGGGTACTGATGGCCCTGCATCAAACAACAATATGGATTTATTTGAGGAGATGAAAATTTCTGCACTTCTTCAGAAGGTAAATACCATGGATCCAACTGTTCTGTCAGCTGCAAATGTTTATAAAATGGCTACTATTAATGGTGCTAATTCACTTGGCCTTGAAAATGAAATAGGAAGTATAGAAGTTGGAAAAAAGGCAGATATTGTCTTAGTTAACATGAAAATACCCAAATTAACTCCATTTAGAAATCCTATATCTCATCTGGTATATTCTGCTAGTGGAGGCGATGTTGATACAGTGTTATGCAATGGGACGGTACTTATGAAAAATAAGGAACTTTTAACAATTGATGAGGCAAGAGTAATTGAGATTGCAGAAAATGCTTCAGAAGATCTTCTATCGAAATGTTGA
- the leuS gene encoding leucine--tRNA ligase, with the protein MTDIKIEEKWQRKWQEAGIFHSDPNNKKKIYVTVAYPYPSGAMHIGHGRTYTVPDVYARFKRMQGYNVLFPMGWHVTGAPVVGIAKRIERRDQWTMDIYKNIHKVPEEELEKFIDPEYIVEYFSREYHDVMTRMGYTIDWRREFKTLDPHYQKFIEWQFRKLKEKDLVRIGEHPVKYCPECENPVGDHDLLEGEGVGINELTLVKFELDGEYLVAATFRPETLFGATNLWLNPDSEYIKINVNNENWIIAKEAYSNILNQKKDILKVSDVNAKELIGKHVKNPLTGDKHIILPASFVDPEYATGVVYSVPGHAPADLIALLDLKNNEKQLEKYNIKDQVLGIQAIGIIKLEGFSNVPAKDMIDRYNVTNQNDINLKDVTNELYKLEHAKGVMDKDTGVYQGLGVSEARDEIIKLLTNEGKGDILFEFAERPVICRCGTKCVVKILDDQWFLKYSDERWKEVTYQCLDDMNIIPEEVRANFNYYIGWLQDWACSRRIGLGTKLPWNKDWLIEPLSDSTIYMAYYTIAKYMKDINPEDLNDQFFDEIFLGLKSSVAPTHGINQELTNEMKDEFNYWYPLNWRLSAKDLVGNHLSFHIFHHSAIFPQEKWPRGIVVFGMGLLEGHKMSSSKGNIVMLEDAIKTYGSDVIRLFLMSSAEPWQDFDWRENEVKGISKRLEWFLEFSQRVEKIYGSEIILEDHETLPKVKKPINKWMLAQVNMRIMDATKALEGFQTRKALQEAFFLFKKDIDHFFFRIEHETEDAVAMEEIAEVLVYILGVWIRLMAPFVPHGCEELWERYGGHELVSTKMWPEHYQDPNDEIIQKGEEIVYGLSQDINEIKKVINIKPTKIHVYVAPEWKWKLFDIANNIGKPDIGKIMQEAIKQNVHDNKKEIAEFAKKIGKEMTKIKYLGMIDEYSALNNSIEFLSGEADAEVIIYDKPTYDPQGKSRNAMPYKPAIYIE; encoded by the coding sequence TTGACTGACATTAAAATTGAAGAGAAATGGCAAAGGAAATGGCAAGAAGCCGGTATATTCCACTCTGATCCTAATAATAAAAAGAAAATATATGTAACAGTAGCATACCCCTATCCTAGTGGAGCAATGCACATTGGACATGGAAGAACTTATACAGTTCCAGATGTTTATGCACGTTTTAAAAGAATGCAAGGATACAATGTCTTATTTCCAATGGGGTGGCATGTAACAGGTGCACCAGTTGTAGGGATTGCCAAACGTATCGAAAGAAGAGATCAGTGGACCATGGATATCTATAAAAATATTCATAAGGTGCCTGAAGAAGAGCTTGAAAAATTCATTGATCCCGAATATATTGTAGAGTATTTCAGTAGGGAATATCATGACGTAATGACTCGTATGGGTTATACAATTGATTGGAGAAGAGAATTCAAGACCTTGGATCCACATTATCAAAAATTTATAGAATGGCAGTTTAGAAAACTAAAAGAAAAGGACCTTGTACGTATAGGTGAACACCCTGTAAAGTACTGTCCAGAATGTGAAAATCCGGTGGGGGACCATGATCTTCTTGAAGGGGAAGGTGTAGGAATAAATGAACTAACACTTGTTAAGTTTGAATTAGATGGGGAATATTTGGTTGCAGCAACATTTAGGCCTGAAACATTATTTGGGGCTACTAATTTATGGTTAAATCCTGATTCAGAATATATTAAAATCAATGTGAATAATGAAAATTGGATAATAGCCAAAGAGGCCTACAGTAACATATTGAATCAAAAAAAAGATATTTTAAAGGTATCGGATGTCAATGCAAAGGAATTAATTGGTAAACATGTAAAAAATCCTTTAACTGGTGATAAACATATAATACTTCCTGCATCATTCGTTGATCCTGAATATGCTACGGGAGTTGTTTATTCTGTACCGGGACATGCTCCTGCAGATTTAATAGCATTGTTAGACCTTAAAAATAATGAAAAGCAACTTGAAAAATATAACATAAAAGATCAAGTTTTAGGGATTCAAGCAATCGGGATAATAAAACTTGAAGGATTCAGTAATGTCCCTGCAAAGGATATGATTGATAGATATAATGTTACAAATCAAAATGATATTAACTTAAAAGATGTTACTAACGAGTTATACAAACTTGAGCATGCAAAAGGGGTTATGGATAAGGATACTGGTGTTTATCAAGGGCTTGGTGTTTCAGAAGCAAGGGACGAGATTATTAAACTCCTGACAAATGAAGGAAAAGGAGATATACTTTTTGAATTTGCAGAAAGACCTGTTATTTGTAGGTGTGGAACTAAATGTGTTGTTAAAATACTTGATGACCAGTGGTTTTTAAAGTACTCCGATGAGAGATGGAAAGAAGTTACTTATCAGTGTTTAGATGACATGAATATCATACCTGAAGAAGTTAGGGCTAACTTCAATTATTATATTGGATGGCTTCAGGATTGGGCATGTTCAAGGAGAATCGGACTTGGAACCAAATTACCATGGAATAAAGACTGGTTAATAGAGCCTTTAAGTGATTCAACTATTTACATGGCATATTATACAATAGCAAAATATATGAAAGATATTAATCCCGAGGATCTCAATGATCAATTCTTTGATGAGATATTTTTAGGATTGAAATCTTCTGTAGCACCTACACATGGAATAAATCAGGAACTCACTAATGAGATGAAAGATGAATTCAATTATTGGTACCCTTTAAACTGGAGGCTTTCAGCCAAGGATTTGGTTGGAAATCATCTTTCATTCCATATATTCCATCATTCTGCAATATTCCCTCAGGAGAAATGGCCAAGGGGTATAGTTGTATTTGGAATGGGTTTATTGGAAGGTCATAAAATGTCCTCTTCCAAAGGGAATATTGTGATGCTGGAAGATGCAATAAAAACCTACGGATCGGATGTTATTAGACTGTTTTTAATGTCCTCAGCAGAACCTTGGCAAGATTTTGACTGGAGGGAAAATGAAGTAAAGGGAATTAGTAAACGTCTGGAATGGTTCCTTGAATTTTCACAGCGGGTAGAAAAAATTTACGGCTCAGAAATAATACTTGAAGATCATGAAACTTTACCTAAAGTTAAAAAACCTATAAATAAATGGATGTTGGCCCAAGTTAATATGCGAATTATGGATGCAACAAAAGCTTTGGAAGGATTTCAAACAAGAAAAGCATTACAAGAGGCGTTTTTCCTATTTAAAAAGGATATAGATCATTTCTTTTTCAGAATTGAACATGAAACAGAAGATGCAGTGGCAATGGAAGAAATAGCTGAGGTTTTGGTTTACATTCTTGGGGTATGGATTCGTTTGATGGCCCCATTCGTTCCACATGGATGTGAGGAGCTTTGGGAAAGATATGGCGGTCATGAGTTGGTTTCAACTAAAATGTGGCCAGAGCACTATCAAGATCCAAATGATGAAATAATTCAAAAGGGTGAAGAAATAGTGTATGGACTCTCTCAGGATATAAACGAGATCAAAAAGGTTATCAACATTAAACCGACTAAAATTCATGTTTATGTTGCGCCAGAATGGAAATGGAAACTGTTTGATATTGCAAACAACATTGGCAAACCAGATATAGGTAAAATAATGCAAGAAGCTATAAAACAAAATGTCCATGATAACAAAAAGGAAATAGCTGAATTTGCAAAGAAGATTGGAAAAGAAATGACTAAAATCAAGTATTTAGGAATGATAGATGAATATTCCGCCCTTAACAATTCAATTGAATTCCTTTCTGGAGAGGCTGATGCTGAGGTAATTATCTACGATAAGCCTACCTATGATCCCCAAGGTAAATCGCGTAATGCAATGCCATACAAACCAGCCATTTATATAGAATGA
- a CDS encoding HAD family hydrolase: protein MDKLVLFDIDKTLLVGSTFHYAALKEALSQVYGIKNPRSIPNMQGMTDLKIIYTTLALEKLDSDTIKSGLDECMDLMYLNFKVALQNKDLIVLDGVRLLLENLQRLEIPMGLVTGNMEAIAWLKLEKVGLKKYFQFGGFGDRVVKRSSLVKDAIAESEKNLGKINYENIFLVGDTPRDILSGQKVGVKTIGVATGDFSNHELILAGADFILNDLKDTKTVLDIILN, encoded by the coding sequence ATGGATAAATTAGTTTTATTTGACATTGATAAAACATTACTGGTTGGTTCAACATTTCATTATGCTGCTTTAAAAGAAGCATTATCCCAAGTATATGGAATAAAAAACCCCCGTTCCATTCCAAATATGCAGGGAATGACAGATCTCAAAATTATTTATACAACACTTGCCTTGGAAAAACTGGATTCAGATACAATAAAATCTGGTTTAGACGAATGCATGGATTTGATGTATTTGAATTTTAAGGTAGCTCTTCAAAACAAAGATTTAATAGTGTTAGATGGTGTGAGACTATTGCTTGAAAATCTTCAGAGACTTGAAATACCAATGGGTCTTGTTACAGGAAACATGGAAGCCATAGCCTGGTTGAAACTTGAGAAAGTAGGTTTAAAAAAATATTTCCAGTTTGGTGGATTTGGAGATAGAGTTGTGAAAAGAAGTAGCCTGGTTAAGGACGCTATTGCAGAGTCTGAAAAAAATTTAGGTAAAATTAATTATGAAAATATTTTTTTGGTTGGTGACACACCGCGAGACATATTAAGTGGTCAGAAAGTGGGGGTTAAAACAATTGGAGTAGCCACTGGAGATTTTTCCAATCATGAACTTATTCTTGCTGGTGCTGATTTCATTCTTAATGATCTTAAAGACACAAAAACCGTTTTGGACATTATTTTGAATTGA
- a CDS encoding fumarylacetoacetate hydrolase family protein gives MKLVGFKTQMKTKTGLIENQKITEINSSMIEAINTLNVDELELLNSYQLQEVEIIAPIVPSKIVCIGLNYTDHAKELDMDLPEEPIIFIKPATAVIGHLNAIIYPRSSTQVDHEAELGIVISKETHNVKSEYAPEYVGGYTVVNDVTARDKQRKDIQWTRAKSFDTFAPLGPWIETEMDPMNQKISLRLNKELKQNSNTKNMIFDVYELIEFISNIMTLNPGDIISTGTPPGVGPMNVGDIVETEVEDVGILKNFLKLQTKKY, from the coding sequence ATGAAACTAGTGGGATTTAAAACACAAATGAAAACAAAAACAGGTTTAATAGAAAATCAAAAAATAACGGAAATTAATTCCTCTATGATAGAAGCAATAAATACCTTGAATGTAGATGAACTGGAACTTTTAAACAGCTATCAACTTCAGGAAGTAGAGATAATTGCCCCTATAGTACCTTCGAAAATTGTGTGCATTGGTCTAAATTACACTGACCATGCAAAGGAACTTGATATGGACCTCCCTGAAGAACCCATTATTTTTATAAAACCAGCAACAGCAGTTATAGGGCATTTAAATGCTATAATTTATCCCAGATCTTCTACACAAGTTGATCATGAAGCAGAACTTGGAATAGTTATTTCAAAAGAAACTCATAATGTTAAATCTGAATATGCCCCCGAATACGTTGGAGGTTATACTGTTGTTAATGATGTTACTGCTAGGGACAAACAGAGAAAGGATATCCAATGGACCAGAGCAAAAAGTTTTGATACCTTCGCACCATTGGGGCCTTGGATCGAAACAGAGATGGATCCAATGAACCAAAAAATTTCTTTAAGACTTAACAAAGAATTGAAACAAAATTCCAACACCAAAAATATGATATTTGATGTTTACGAATTGATTGAATTTATATCAAATATAATGACATTAAATCCTGGAGATATAATATCAACTGGAACTCCTCCAGGTGTAGGACCTATGAATGTAGGGGATATTGTTGAAACAGAAGTTGAAGATGTTGGTATCCTAAAGAACTTTCTGAAACTTCAAACTAAAAAATATTAA
- the cutA gene encoding divalent-cation tolerance protein CutA — MYSMVYITTSGDLESKKIARKLLEEKLAACINIIPTIGSMYLWKGTIEEDSESIMFIKTKSELVVKVIKRVEQLHSYEIPCILEIRVNNGSNNYLKWMKNELEIK; from the coding sequence ATGTATTCAATGGTTTATATAACTACTTCAGGAGATTTAGAGTCCAAGAAAATTGCAAGGAAACTTTTAGAAGAAAAACTGGCAGCTTGTATTAATATAATTCCAACAATAGGATCCATGTATCTTTGGAAAGGTACTATTGAGGAAGATTCAGAGTCAATTATGTTTATTAAAACAAAGTCAGAATTAGTTGTGAAGGTAATAAAGAGAGTAGAACAACTTCACAGTTATGAAATTCCATGTATATTAGAAATACGTGTAAATAATGGATCTAATAATTATTTAAAATGGATGAAAAATGAGTTGGAAATAAAATAG
- a CDS encoding DUF308 domain-containing protein gives MQKMGSAIILIILGLIVLAFPLLGLVPLSLLTGFIVLILGIGLILGGIAEMGESAGMGILELILGIIALILGIGFIFNPALFSFVAGLIVYIVGLFLIIAGIIGIVSKSGGSRWNGVLALIIGIIYLIVGVLIANPLYLGILIGLWLLFTGIIMLVKKD, from the coding sequence ATGCAAAAAATGGGCAGTGCAATAATATTGATCATTTTAGGTTTAATTGTATTGGCCTTTCCTTTATTAGGACTCGTTCCATTAAGTCTACTTACTGGATTCATAGTTCTTATCCTAGGTATAGGTCTTATATTGGGTGGAATAGCAGAGATGGGTGAAAGTGCAGGTATGGGAATCCTGGAACTGATATTGGGAATAATTGCCTTAATATTGGGTATTGGATTCATATTTAATCCTGCATTGTTCAGCTTTGTAGCTGGATTAATAGTATATATAGTTGGTTTATTCCTGATAATTGCCGGTATTATTGGTATTGTTTCAAAATCCGGTGGAAGCAGATGGAATGGAGTTTTAGCCCTAATTATTGGTATAATATACCTAATTGTGGGAGTTTTAATAGCAAATCCACTATACCTTGGAATATTAATTGGCCTCTGGCTGTTATTCACAGGTATAATAATGCTTGTCAAGAAGGATTAA
- the ftsA gene encoding coenzyme F390 synthetase translates to MGSYFREDIETLPRDELDELVDERIRYTVEYAYENSPFYRKWFDKTGTIPSDVQDHEDLRELPVVSGEVIRENQPPETNIFEFKSTSWKNVFTIHETSGTSGVPKSFFLTWGDWQRYSEKYARAFVSQNFESGDRVVVCASYGMNIGANTMTLAAQKIGMTIIPEGKCTFPVRIIKNYEPTGIVGSVFKLLRLAHRMESEGIKPSESSIKRLIAGGESFSEESRKYLQEVWDVPVYNTYGSTEGTMCGECIKKSGLHVPEDLVHLDVYNPQLENFVEDDECGRIVLTTLLPLGGKTGNLLINYDTDDTTTVVSRHRCKCGRTHMRIMNPQRESETVWVSGFPFNKVDVEQGVFQRENMDYLTGEYEAFIYGDNDEATLTVRVECDDPVSCDKDIVENNFIKTFFKYKPGLQQAHTDGTFNIMFDFTESEGLEFYRIKGRPKRLIDRR, encoded by the coding sequence TTGGGATCCTATTTCAGGGAAGATATCGAAACTTTACCTCGAGATGAGCTAGATGAGCTTGTTGATGAACGCATACGTTACACAGTAGAATATGCTTATGAAAATTCACCTTTCTATAGGAAATGGTTCGATAAAACTGGTACAATCCCCTCTGATGTTCAAGATCACGAGGATCTCAGAGAACTACCAGTTGTATCAGGCGAAGTTATAAGGGAGAACCAGCCTCCAGAGACTAATATATTTGAGTTTAAATCTACTTCGTGGAAAAATGTTTTCACAATACATGAAACTAGTGGAACCAGCGGTGTTCCAAAATCATTTTTTCTGACTTGGGGAGATTGGCAGCGTTATTCAGAGAAGTATGCTCGTGCATTCGTATCTCAGAACTTTGAATCAGGTGACAGAGTTGTTGTGTGTGCATCGTATGGTATGAACATTGGTGCAAATACAATGACTCTTGCAGCGCAAAAAATTGGTATGACCATAATTCCTGAGGGTAAATGCACTTTTCCAGTTAGAATTATTAAGAACTATGAGCCAACTGGCATCGTTGGAAGTGTATTCAAACTACTGCGTCTTGCACATAGGATGGAGTCTGAGGGAATTAAACCTTCAGAATCAAGTATAAAGAGACTTATAGCTGGTGGAGAAAGTTTTTCTGAGGAATCACGTAAATACCTACAGGAAGTATGGGATGTTCCAGTTTACAATACATATGGAAGTACAGAAGGCACTATGTGTGGGGAGTGTATTAAAAAGAGCGGATTACATGTGCCTGAGGATCTTGTTCACCTTGATGTATATAATCCTCAGCTTGAAAACTTTGTAGAAGATGATGAATGTGGTAGAATTGTTCTAACAACCCTTTTACCTTTAGGTGGAAAAACAGGAAATTTGCTCATTAATTATGATACTGATGACACAACCACAGTAGTATCACGCCATAGATGTAAATGTGGAAGAACTCATATGAGAATAATGAATCCTCAGAGGGAATCAGAAACTGTATGGGTTTCTGGTTTTCCATTTAACAAGGTAGATGTTGAACAGGGAGTTTTTCAACGTGAAAACATGGATTATTTAACAGGAGAATATGAAGCATTTATATATGGGGATAATGATGAGGCAACTTTAACGGTTAGGGTTGAATGTGATGATCCTGTTAGTTGTGATAAGGACATAGTTGAAAACAATTTTATCAAAACATTCTTTAAATACAAACCTGGTCTACAGCAAGCACACACAGATGGAACATTTAACATTATGTTCGATTTTACTGAATCAGAAGGTTTAGAATTTTATAGAATTAAGGGAAGACCTAAACGTTTGATAGACCGCCGATGA